From a region of the Etheostoma cragini isolate CJK2018 chromosome 22, CSU_Ecrag_1.0, whole genome shotgun sequence genome:
- the rps20 gene encoding 40S ribosomal protein S20 → MAFKDTGKAPVETEVAIHRIRITLTSRNVKSLEKVCADLIRGAKEKNLKVKGPVRMPTKTLRITTRKTPCGEGSKTWDRFQMRIHKRLIDLHSPSEIVKQITSISIEPGVEVEVTIADA, encoded by the exons ATG GCTTTCAAGGACACTGGCAAGGCACCTGTTGAGACTGAGGTCGCCATCCACCGCATCCGCATCACCCTCACCAGCCGCAACGTCAAATCTCTGGAGAAAG TGTGCGCAGACTTGATCCGTGGGGCTAAGGAGAAGAACCTGAAGGTGAAGGGGCCCGTCCGCATGCCAACCAAG ACTCTGCGTATCACCACCAGGAAAACACCTTGTGGTGAAGGATCCAAAACCTGGGATCGCTTCCAGATGAGGATCCACAAGCGCCTGATTGATCTGCACAGCCCATCTGAGATCGTCAAGCAGATCACCTCCATCAGCATTGAACCCGGTGTAGAGGTTGAGGTTACCATCGCAGACGCATAA
- the zgc:56231 gene encoding kinesin-like protein KIF20A yields MELSGLEMSTANFSNEDSVNMQYVDMDFTCNTPPVSTSSHQGPGGAEQQTMRVYLRVRPFSKEELADNEDQDCVVIENSQMVTLNAPKGSVTMKSSEKGICTSLHKFSFSQIFGPDKTQSELFEDTVKSQMWDFLEGKNALIFSYGVTNAGKTYTIQGTPKEPGILPRVLDATFHYIGSHVYEGMDLKPYHRNDAQHLDPDQVRQERSAKAAIFGSVKEECDPPRASGGLESSSSLFYDQSVLAGNQTEAGSSQFALWVAFFEIYNEHVYDLLQPSLCSKPKKRAALRVCDDGAGNAYVKDLRWTNIQTMGEASKLLQFGNRNRSAAATKMNQSSSRSHSIFTMKLLKIDGSTVKRISEFSLCDLAGSERCNKTKTFGERLKEAANINNSLLTLGKCISALRNNQTDGMKSSYIPFRESKLTKLFQAVFCGKGSASMIVNINQCASTYDETLHVMKFSAVAKQVVQVIPVQPVEALAPCLVGHDGKPLVRNGRIDSQDLEGCLSEDEEDEADMSLLPQNELVNVIESLRTKLLAERRRRLVQEMEIRKEMGNAMFQQLMEGEELRIRQVEELKESYQEKLENTFEMYKDAFKEHAYQSAMNNLEDDYVPLDEFLAEQERVEALNRKVSELETLMSSVDGGVCARPTVDRSCQTRATEGWHDEQCKQLYKEKCALERICEDKQQLISSLETRLMEVSKTLEKIRDGFLEKSADLELLQRQGDNQTKSMDDLIRRSVEKDGEIDSLKAEVAKLSQKSPVKPKTKRGLLANLREAVTSPRKSSAGRTLRKTVRPVHH; encoded by the exons ATGGAGCTGTCTGGCCTTGAGATGAGTACAGCTAATTTCAGCAATGAAGACAGCGTCAATATGCAGTATGTTGACATGGACTTCACTTGTAATACTCCTCCTGTCAGCACGTCATCCCACCAG GGGCCAGGTGGTGCTGAGCAGCAGACTATGCGAGTTTACCTCCGAGTCAGGCCCTTCTCTAAAGAGGAGCTAGCTGACAATGAGGATCAG gATTGTGTAGTGATTGAAAACAGCCAAATGGTGACTCTGAACGCACCAAAGGGTTCTGTCACCATGAAGAGCAGTGAGAAGGGCATCTGCACGTCTCTTCACAAATTCTCCTTCTCACAG ATTTTTGGACCAGACAAGACCCAGTCGGAGCTATTTGAGGACACTGTCAAAAGCCAAATGTGGGATTTCCTGGAAGGGAAGAATGCACTAATTTTCAGCTATGGTGTAACCAACGCTGGGAAAACCTACACAATCCAAG GCACTCCAAAAGAGCCGGGGATACTCCCTCGGGTGCTGGATGCCACCTTCCACTACATTGGAAGCCATGTGTATGAGGGGATGGACCTGAAACCCTACCACAGAAATGATGCCCAACATCTGGATCCTGACCAAGTCAGGCAGGAGCGAAGTGCTAAAGCTGCCATTTTTGGTTCAGTCAAagaa GAATGTGATCCTCCCCGAGCCAGTGGTGGTTTAGAGTCCTCATCCTCTTTGTTCTACGATCAAAGCG TGTTGGCGGGTAACCAAACGGAAGCAGGCAGCAGCCAGTTTGCATTGTGGGTGGCATTCTTTGAAATCTACAATGAGCATGTATATGATCTGCTTCAACCTTCCCTTTGCTCCAAGCCCAAGAAACGCGCTGCTCTTCGAGTGTGTGACGATGGTGCTGGAAACGCTTATGTAAAAG ATCTGAGGTGGACTAACATCCAGACCATGGGCGAAGCCTCCAAACTACTACAGTttggaaacagaaacagaagtgCTGCAGCCACGAAGATGAACCAGTCGTCCAGCAGAAG CCACAGCATCTTTACCATGAAGTTACTTAAGATTGATGGCAGTACAGTTAAAAGGATCTCAGA GTTTTCTCTGTGTGACCTGGCTGGCTCCGAAAGATGCAACAAAACCAAGACATTTGGGGAGAGGCTGAAGGAGGCAGCAAACATAAACAACTCTCTGCTCACTTTGGGGAAGTGCATCAGTGCCCTTCGCAACAATCAGACCGACGG AATGAAGAGCAGCTACATTCCTTTCAGAGAGAGTAAGCTCACCAAGCTCTTCCAGGCTGTTTTCTGTGGGAAAGGAAGTGCGTCGATGATTGTCAACATTAACCAGTGCGCGTCCACCTACGACGAGACTCTCCACGTTATGAAATTCTCCGCTGTTGCCAAACAG GTGGTGCAGGTTATTCCAGTTCAGCCTGTGGAGGCTCTGGCTCCTTGTCTGGTTGGCCATGATGGCAAGCCTCTGGTGAGGAATGGGCGGATTGACAGCCAGGACTTGGAGGGCTGCCTGTCTGAGGATGAGGAAGACGAGGCGGACATGTCTCTGCTGCCACAAAAT GAGCTCGTAAATGTGATTGAGAGTCTGCGAACAAAACTCCTGGCTGAGAGGAGAAGACGCCTTGTTCAGGAAATGGAGATTCGGAAGGAAATGGGAAATGCCATGTTCCAGCAGCTCATGGAGGGTGAAGAACTCCGCAT TCGACAGGTAGAAGAGCTGAAGGAGAGCTACCAAGAAAAGCTGGAGAATACTTTTGAGATGTACAAGGATGCTTTCAAAGAGCATGCCTACCAGAGTGCTATGAACAACCTGGAAGACGACTACGTACCGCTGGACGAGTTCCTGGCTGAACAGGAGAGAGTGGAG GCGCTGAATCGTAAAGTGTCAGAGTTGGAGACCTTAATGTCCAGTGTAGACGGAGGAGTGTGTGCCCGTCCAACAGTGGACCGGTCGTGCCAGACTCGCGCGACAGAAGGTTGGC ACGATGAACAATGCAAACAgctttacaaagaaaaatgtgcCTTAGAGAGGATATGTGAGGATAAACAACAG TTGATTTCGTCCCTAGAGACGAGGCTGATGGAGGTTAGTAAAACACTTGAGAAGATCAGAGATGGCTTCCTGGAGAAATCAGCTGATCTGGAGCTTTTACAGAGACAGGGCGATAATCAG ACAAAATCCATGGATGACCTCATACGGCGGAGCGTTGAGAAGGACGGGGAGATTGACTCTCTAAAGGCAGAAGTTGCCAAGCTCTCCCAGAAGTCCCCTGTGAAGCCCAAAACCAAGCGAGGTCTGCTCGCCAACCTCAGGGAGGCTGTGACTTCTCCACGGAAGAGTTCAGCCGGCCGAACGCTCAGGAAAACCGTTCGGCCGGTACACCACTGA